From Halotia branconii CENA392, the proteins below share one genomic window:
- the grxC gene encoding glutaredoxin 3, whose translation MFDFLNPLFGRHPERVNANVEIYTWQICPYCIRAKLLLWWKGVNFTEYKIDGDTAARAAMAERANGRRTVPQIFINNQHIGGCDDLYQLDTKAQLDSLLSQPSV comes from the coding sequence ATGTTTGACTTTCTCAACCCCCTTTTTGGTCGCCATCCAGAACGCGTCAACGCTAATGTTGAAATCTACACATGGCAAATTTGCCCTTACTGCATCCGAGCCAAACTATTGCTGTGGTGGAAGGGTGTAAATTTCACAGAGTATAAAATCGATGGTGATACGGCTGCTAGAGCCGCAATGGCAGAACGTGCTAATGGAAGACGCACAGTACCTCAAATTTTTATTAATAATCAACACATTGGCGGTTGTGATGACCTTTATCAACTAGATACCAAAGCTCAACTCGATTCTCTTTTATCTCAGCCAAGT
- a CDS encoding ABC transporter ATP-binding protein, giving the protein MAPAVLIQNLQKHYGTVVAVKDVSFQVEPGEIFGLLGPNGAGKTTTLRALCTLTTPDAGKIEVSGISVLDNPKLARQRLGYVAQEVAIDKVLTGRELLQLQAALYHLPKAIAKQRVDTVLNLLGLQEYANKKTGNYSGGLRKRLDLAAGLLHAPDVLVLDEPTVGLDIESRFVVWDFLRKLRESGTTVVITSHYLEEIDALANRVAIIDRGVVIAVGTPSQLKDQVGGDRITLRIREFSPSEEAEKAKDLLQALPFVQEVIINNAQGNSLNLVVTPQNDALSTIQQALNAANLPIFGIAQSRPSLDDVYLAATGRTLMDAELAAVATRDSKAEKKQNMR; this is encoded by the coding sequence ATGGCTCCCGCCGTTTTAATTCAAAATCTGCAAAAGCATTATGGCACGGTGGTCGCCGTGAAGGATGTTTCCTTTCAAGTTGAACCAGGAGAAATCTTTGGTTTACTCGGCCCTAACGGTGCGGGAAAAACTACTACTCTGCGTGCTTTATGTACTCTCACCACACCGGATGCTGGCAAAATTGAAGTGTCTGGCATTTCTGTATTGGATAATCCTAAACTAGCCAGACAACGCTTAGGCTATGTAGCTCAGGAAGTGGCGATAGATAAGGTACTAACAGGACGAGAACTACTGCAATTGCAAGCAGCACTTTATCATCTGCCAAAAGCGATCGCCAAACAACGTGTTGACACGGTACTAAATTTACTCGGTTTGCAAGAATACGCCAATAAAAAGACTGGTAATTACTCTGGCGGTTTACGCAAACGCCTAGATTTAGCTGCGGGTTTACTCCATGCCCCAGATGTGCTGGTATTGGATGAGCCAACTGTAGGACTTGATATAGAAAGCCGTTTTGTAGTCTGGGATTTCCTGCGAAAACTACGAGAGTCCGGCACAACGGTAGTAATTACCAGCCATTATTTAGAAGAGATTGATGCCTTAGCCAACCGCGTGGCAATTATTGATCGCGGCGTTGTGATTGCAGTTGGCACACCTTCGCAATTAAAAGATCAAGTAGGAGGCGATCGCATCACTTTGCGAATCCGCGAGTTTTCTCCTAGTGAAGAAGCCGAAAAAGCCAAAGATCTCTTGCAAGCTTTACCGTTTGTGCAAGAAGTAATCATCAACAACGCTCAAGGTAACTCCCTCAACTTGGTGGTGACACCTCAAAATGATGCCTTGAGTACCATCCAGCAAGCGTTGAACGCTGCCAACTTACCCATTTTTGGCATCGCTCAATCCCGCCCTAGCCTGGATGATGTTTACCTCGCCGCTACAGGACGCACCTTAATGGATGCCGAATTGGCAGCAGTCGCCACCCGCGATTCCAAAGCCGAAAAGAAGCAAAATATGAGATGA
- a CDS encoding ABC transporter permease, with amino-acid sequence MSVTPKSDLNWQQLASPQVDANVAPNFFGELVQETLALTRRLFIQLQRRPSTLVAGIIQPVMWLVLFGALFQNAPKGLFGSTTNYGQFLAAGVIVFTAFAGALNAGLPVMFDREFGFLNRLLVAPLASRFSIVFASAIFIISQSLLQAAVIVAAAAFLGAGLPDVTGLGAIALIVFLLALGVTAISLGLAFALPGHIELIAVIFVTNLPLLFASTALAPLSFMPQWLQVVATLNPLSYAIEPIRYLYLHSNWGLNSVVMQAFWGDVTFGGALLVLLGFAVVALLSIQPQLRRTLA; translated from the coding sequence ATGAGCGTTACTCCTAAATCTGATTTAAATTGGCAGCAATTAGCATCACCCCAAGTAGATGCTAATGTTGCACCCAATTTTTTTGGTGAATTAGTCCAAGAGACACTGGCTTTAACTCGGCGTTTGTTTATTCAATTGCAACGCCGTCCCTCGACATTAGTTGCGGGAATTATTCAGCCTGTGATGTGGTTGGTATTATTTGGGGCTTTATTCCAAAATGCGCCCAAAGGTTTATTTGGTAGTACAACAAACTACGGTCAGTTTTTAGCTGCTGGTGTAATTGTGTTTACAGCTTTTGCTGGGGCGCTAAATGCTGGTTTGCCAGTGATGTTTGACCGCGAATTTGGCTTTTTAAATCGTTTGCTAGTAGCTCCTTTAGCATCGAGGTTTTCAATTGTCTTTGCCTCGGCAATCTTTATTATTAGTCAAAGTTTGTTGCAAGCAGCTGTGATTGTCGCCGCCGCCGCATTTTTAGGGGCTGGGCTGCCGGATGTAACCGGGTTAGGTGCGATCGCTTTAATTGTCTTTCTCTTAGCTTTGGGTGTAACTGCTATCTCTTTGGGCTTGGCTTTTGCCCTACCTGGACATATTGAGCTAATTGCAGTAATTTTTGTCACTAATTTGCCGCTATTGTTTGCTAGTACTGCTTTGGCTCCTTTATCCTTCATGCCCCAGTGGTTACAAGTTGTGGCTACTCTCAATCCCCTTAGCTATGCAATTGAACCAATTCGCTATCTTTATCTTCATAGCAATTGGGGATTAAATAGTGTGGTGATGCAGGCTTTTTGGGGTGATGTTACCTTTGGCGGAGCATTGCTGGTATTATTGGGCTTTGCTGTTGTCGCCTTGCTAAGTATTCAACCCCAATTGCGACGCACTCTTGCTTAA
- a CDS encoding peroxiredoxin: MPLAVGTDAPAFTVKDTNGNTVSLSDFAGKTVVLYFYPKDDTPGCTKQACSFRDAQSNYQGKDVVVLGVSADDEVSHQAFTQKYNLNFPLLADQDKTMIKAYDVDGGGYAKRVTYVIDPNGKITHVDANVNTTTHASDILAALGM; the protein is encoded by the coding sequence ATGCCTCTAGCAGTTGGTACGGATGCACCTGCATTTACCGTCAAAGATACTAACGGCAATACCGTCTCTTTATCTGATTTTGCTGGGAAGACAGTTGTTTTGTATTTTTACCCCAAAGATGACACTCCAGGCTGCACCAAACAAGCTTGTAGCTTCCGGGATGCCCAATCTAATTATCAAGGTAAAGATGTTGTGGTGTTGGGAGTCAGCGCCGATGATGAAGTTTCCCATCAAGCATTCACCCAAAAATATAATCTGAATTTTCCTCTACTGGCTGATCAAGATAAAACCATGATTAAAGCTTACGATGTCGATGGCGGTGGTTATGCCAAGCGTGTCACTTACGTAATTGACCCTAATGGCAAAATCACTCATGTTGATGCCAATGTCAACACAACCACCCACGCCAGCGATATATTAGCCGCACTGGGTATGTAG
- a CDS encoding Npun_F0494 family protein, translating to MPNIDSPNQKIFFYSPSTVKRAERSLFCSPFNLRLFQAMRHQSVSLGAIASENGVKHGYTNRPLSELAADNDLNWLIQVGVLRREVDGQGITDSFRLTPLGHQLVEQHQEKNWSTPSWSDRLYNAMIRWFRLPF from the coding sequence ATGCCTAATATCGATTCCCCAAACCAGAAAATATTTTTCTATTCCCCTAGCACAGTCAAAAGAGCCGAACGATCGCTGTTTTGTTCTCCCTTTAATTTAAGATTGTTTCAAGCAATGCGTCATCAGAGTGTGTCATTGGGTGCGATCGCCTCAGAAAATGGTGTCAAGCATGGCTATACTAACCGCCCCTTGTCAGAATTAGCAGCTGATAACGATTTAAACTGGTTAATTCAAGTAGGTGTTCTCCGCCGAGAAGTTGATGGCCAAGGAATTACAGATAGTTTTCGCCTCACTCCTTTAGGTCATCAGTTAGTGGAACAACACCAAGAAAAAAATTGGTCTACTCCCTCATGGAGCGATCGCCTATATAATGCGATGATTCGTTGGTTTAGACTACCTTTTTAG